From Cecembia calidifontis, one genomic window encodes:
- the recG gene encoding ATP-dependent DNA helicase RecG, protein MSGFFDTKIEFLRGVGPQKAALINKELNIFTYGELIQHYPFRYEDRTKFYKIHQITEDLENVQVIAKIRSIETLGEGRKKRLVAHIYDETGEMELTWFKGLQWVEKKLVLGVPFVFFGKPNRYGRKFSIAHPEMEPLSQVQEEKSFFQPVYSTTEKLRAKYLDSKGISKIMEGLVQVAYPQIQETLPIDILQRFNLISKRDALKQIHFPDNPEILKRARFRLKFEEFFFVQLRLLKLKLTRTEKSHGQVLNQTELLTKFYKEHLPFQLTEAQKRVVREAYADMKSGKQMNRLIQGDVGSGKTMVAFICILIAISSGTQACLMAPTEILANQHYEGLKEYADLMGLNIALLTGSTKKSARNVIHEMLRSGDLHIIIGTHALLEDVVQFRNLGLAIVDEQHRFGVAQRAKLWAKNEHYYPHVLVMTATPIPRTLAMTLYGDLDISLIDELPAGRKPIQTVHRYDKDRLKVFGFMRKQIQEGRQVYVVYPLIQESETMDLKNLMDGYESICRAFPEYPVSIVHGDMKPADKDFEMQRFVKGETKIMVATTVIEVGVNVPNASVMIVENAERFGLSQLHQLRGRVGRGADQSYCILMTKYELSKDSRIRLETMVRTNNGFEIADVDLKLRGPGDLMGTQQSGLADLLIADLSKDAPILTMARDAAEQLLQDDPELVKPEHSMVLRQIRAQKKHEINWSRIS, encoded by the coding sequence TTGTCCGGTTTTTTTGATACCAAAATTGAATTCCTTCGTGGTGTAGGACCACAGAAAGCAGCCTTGATCAACAAGGAGCTGAACATTTTTACCTATGGAGAACTGATCCAGCATTACCCCTTCCGCTATGAGGACAGGACCAAGTTTTACAAAATCCATCAAATCACGGAGGACTTGGAAAATGTGCAGGTCATTGCAAAAATCCGTTCCATAGAAACCTTAGGGGAAGGAAGAAAGAAAAGATTGGTGGCCCATATTTATGATGAAACCGGCGAAATGGAACTCACATGGTTCAAAGGCCTGCAATGGGTTGAAAAAAAACTAGTGTTGGGAGTTCCCTTTGTATTTTTTGGTAAGCCCAACCGCTATGGGCGGAAATTCAGCATTGCCCATCCGGAGATGGAGCCCCTTTCCCAGGTACAGGAGGAAAAAAGCTTCTTTCAACCAGTCTATTCAACAACAGAGAAATTGAGGGCAAAGTATTTGGATTCCAAAGGTATCTCCAAAATCATGGAGGGTTTGGTCCAGGTTGCCTATCCCCAGATTCAGGAAACTTTGCCGATTGATATTTTGCAGCGTTTTAACCTGATTTCCAAACGGGATGCCCTCAAACAGATCCATTTCCCTGACAATCCTGAAATCCTTAAAAGGGCCCGGTTCAGGTTGAAGTTTGAGGAGTTCTTTTTCGTTCAGCTCAGGCTATTGAAGCTCAAACTGACCCGTACCGAAAAATCCCATGGGCAGGTATTGAATCAGACAGAGCTGTTGACCAAATTTTACAAGGAGCATTTGCCTTTCCAACTTACTGAAGCCCAGAAGCGGGTAGTGAGGGAAGCGTACGCCGATATGAAGTCAGGGAAGCAGATGAACAGGCTGATTCAGGGAGATGTAGGTTCTGGCAAGACGATGGTGGCTTTTATCTGTATCCTCATTGCCATCAGTTCTGGTACCCAGGCATGTTTGATGGCACCTACTGAGATTTTGGCCAACCAGCATTATGAAGGCCTGAAGGAATATGCCGATCTCATGGGCCTGAACATTGCTTTGCTGACAGGATCCACGAAGAAATCTGCCAGGAATGTAATCCATGAAATGCTGCGATCAGGAGATTTGCATATAATAATAGGAACGCATGCACTGTTGGAAGACGTGGTGCAGTTCAGGAATCTGGGTTTGGCCATAGTAGATGAGCAACACCGTTTTGGGGTCGCCCAGCGTGCCAAACTCTGGGCCAAAAATGAGCATTATTATCCACATGTTTTGGTGATGACGGCTACCCCAATTCCACGGACCTTGGCCATGACTTTGTACGGAGATCTGGATATTTCGCTCATCGATGAATTACCTGCGGGCAGAAAACCCATTCAAACTGTTCACCGCTATGATAAAGACCGGCTGAAGGTGTTTGGCTTCATGAGGAAGCAAATCCAGGAAGGGAGACAGGTCTATGTGGTTTATCCTTTGATTCAGGAATCTGAAACCATGGATCTTAAAAACCTCATGGATGGGTACGAAAGCATCTGTAGGGCATTTCCGGAATATCCGGTGAGTATTGTGCATGGGGATATGAAGCCGGCGGACAAGGATTTTGAGATGCAGCGGTTTGTCAAGGGGGAGACCAAAATCATGGTAGCTACTACTGTCATTGAGGTGGGGGTAAATGTACCCAATGCTTCAGTGATGATTGTGGAAAATGCAGAAAGGTTTGGATTGTCCCAGCTGCACCAGCTAAGGGGAAGGGTTGGCCGTGGAGCCGATCAGTCGTATTGCATCCTCATGACCAAATATGAACTGTCCAAAGACAGCAGGATCAGGTTAGAAACTATGGTCAGGACCAACAACGGCTTTGAAATAGCGGATGTGGATCTGAAACTCCGTGGCCCAGGGGACTTGATGGGTACGCAGCAGAGTGGTTTAGCGGATTTGTTGATTGCAGATTTGAGCAAAGATGCTCCTATACTCACCATGGCCAGAGATGCTGCAGAACAATTGCTCCAGGATGACCCGGAACTTGTAAAGCCCGAACATAGCATGGTGCTCCGGCAGATCAGAGCCCAGAAAAAGCATGAAATCAACTGGAGTAGGATTTCATAA
- a CDS encoding zf-TFIIB domain-containing protein encodes MLSKNTFDHPCPKCGVKIVKEAYMGGAVYYCPNCQKL; translated from the coding sequence ATACTCTCAAAAAATACCTTTGATCATCCCTGTCCCAAATGTGGAGTAAAAATAGTAAAAGAAGCATATATGGGAGGAGCTGTTTATTATTGTCCAAACTGCCAGAAATTGTGA
- a CDS encoding M20 metallopeptidase family protein: MVKDKIKALAKAYKSEFIANRRYLHAHPELSFQEFQTAAFVEEKLKSIGITQIEKKANTGWTALIEGKNPASKTIALRGDMDALPIIEQNDVPYKSTNPGVMHACGHDVHTASLLGAAKILHEIKEDFEGTVKLIFQPGEELIPGGASLMIKDKALENPKPSGIIGQHVMPLIPVGKVGFRKGMYMASADELYITVKGKGGHGAMPETLVDPVLIASHMIVALQQVVSRNASPKIPSVLSFGRVEALGATNIIPNEVKIQGTFRTLNEEWRSKAHHQMVQIAKGIAEGMGGEVDFEVRKGYPFLKNAEALTERAQNAAVDYLGAENVLDLDIWMAAEDFSYYTQEIDGCFYRLGTRNEAKGIISGVHTPTFDIDEDAMEIGAGLMAYIAVNELKSK, encoded by the coding sequence ATGGTGAAAGATAAAATCAAGGCATTAGCCAAAGCATATAAATCAGAATTTATTGCCAATAGAAGGTATTTGCATGCCCACCCTGAGCTTTCTTTTCAGGAGTTCCAGACAGCAGCTTTTGTGGAGGAAAAACTCAAAAGTATAGGAATTACCCAAATAGAAAAAAAAGCCAATACAGGTTGGACAGCGCTGATAGAGGGCAAAAACCCCGCTTCTAAAACCATTGCCCTACGGGGAGATATGGATGCGCTACCAATAATAGAGCAGAATGATGTGCCTTATAAATCCACCAATCCAGGTGTAATGCATGCCTGTGGGCATGATGTGCACACCGCCTCATTATTGGGTGCTGCAAAAATCCTCCACGAAATCAAAGAGGATTTTGAGGGTACCGTCAAACTCATTTTTCAGCCCGGAGAAGAACTGATTCCCGGAGGGGCCTCCCTGATGATAAAAGACAAGGCGTTGGAAAACCCGAAACCTTCCGGTATAATTGGTCAACATGTAATGCCCTTGATTCCTGTAGGTAAAGTAGGTTTCCGAAAGGGGATGTACATGGCGAGTGCGGATGAACTTTATATCACGGTCAAAGGCAAAGGAGGTCATGGCGCCATGCCGGAAACCTTGGTCGATCCTGTTTTGATCGCTTCCCATATGATTGTGGCCTTACAACAGGTGGTAAGCAGGAATGCCTCTCCCAAGATTCCTTCAGTTTTGTCTTTTGGTAGAGTGGAGGCCTTGGGTGCGACCAACATCATCCCCAATGAGGTTAAAATCCAGGGCACTTTCCGAACACTTAACGAGGAATGGAGATCCAAAGCCCACCATCAGATGGTGCAGATTGCCAAAGGCATTGCCGAAGGCATGGGCGGAGAAGTGGACTTTGAGGTCAGAAAGGGATATCCTTTTTTGAAAAATGCAGAAGCACTTACCGAGAGGGCACAAAATGCTGCAGTGGATTATCTTGGAGCTGAAAATGTGCTGGATTTGGATATTTGGATGGCTGCGGAAGATTTTTCCTATTACACCCAGGAAATTGATGGCTGTTTTTACCGTTTAGGTACCCGAAATGAAGCAAAAGGTATTATATCAGGAGTACACACGCCAACCTTTGATATTGATGAAGATGCAATGGAGATTGGCGCCGGTTTGATGGCTTACATTGCTGTAAATGAATTAAAATCAAAGTGA
- a CDS encoding proline iminopeptidase-family hydrolase — protein MKRIHLVIVLLFLFFSCTGKKSLVSKEGYVEVEGGRIWYEVFGSGPKSPVLLLHGGPGGTSLGFEPLKELGYDGPIVFWDQLGSGRSDALMDTSLMTIENYVDQVERLRKHLNLQDFVLYGHSWGTMLGMDYYLTYPDEVKAIIFSSPLFSTDLWIADADTLIATLPDSVQKIIRYHESRGSYGDPEYIEATQLYYSLFVTRKERPKVDRSHLNLVSGENIYLYMWGPSEFTSTGTLRNYDRLEYLPQIKVPVLMMTGEFDEARPSTVKYYHSLVPDSQFAVIPGAAHSTLNDNKEETLKVVRKFLEKIN, from the coding sequence ATGAAAAGAATTCACCTAGTCATCGTCCTTTTATTCCTGTTTTTTTCATGTACCGGTAAAAAGAGCCTTGTTTCCAAAGAAGGATATGTAGAAGTGGAGGGGGGAAGGATCTGGTATGAAGTATTTGGTTCGGGTCCAAAATCTCCTGTTCTATTACTCCATGGTGGTCCTGGTGGAACAAGTTTAGGTTTTGAGCCTTTGAAGGAATTGGGTTATGATGGTCCGATTGTTTTTTGGGATCAACTGGGTTCAGGAAGGTCAGATGCATTGATGGATACTTCCTTGATGACCATAGAGAATTATGTGGATCAGGTAGAAAGATTGAGAAAGCATCTGAACCTACAAGATTTTGTACTATACGGGCATTCCTGGGGAACCATGCTGGGTATGGATTATTATTTGACCTATCCCGATGAAGTCAAAGCCATCATTTTCAGCAGTCCACTTTTCAGTACCGATTTATGGATAGCTGATGCAGACACCTTGATCGCCACCTTGCCGGATTCTGTTCAAAAGATTATTCGTTACCATGAATCCAGGGGAAGCTATGGGGATCCGGAATATATAGAAGCCACCCAATTGTACTATAGCCTATTTGTTACGCGAAAAGAAAGGCCTAAAGTTGACAGGAGTCATCTTAACCTGGTATCAGGAGAAAATATTTATCTCTATATGTGGGGGCCTAGTGAATTTACCTCCACAGGAACTTTAAGAAATTATGACCGTCTTGAATACCTGCCACAGATCAAAGTGCCTGTTCTGATGATGACTGGAGAATTTGATGAAGCTAGACCAAGTACTGTTAAATATTACCACAGTTTGGTGCCCGATTCCCAGTTTGCAGTGATTCCCGGTGCTGCACATAGCACTTTGAATGATAATAAGGAAGAGACTTTGAAGGTGGTCAGGAAGTTTTTGGAGAAGATAAATTAG
- a CDS encoding sterol desaturase family protein: MSKEKLTLDQVLSLDLPNIIFFAAPIMIGLVVLEWYLSYKEKKDFYDGKDTVAATVIGLVNVAMSAGLKVVTFGVILFFYNLVPWSFPNTWWAYVLCLLWLDFWRYWAHRIAHENRFWWATHVTHHNSEKYNWSVSFRLSWTQHIKIIFFIPVALAGFHPVMFFIVHQIAVLYQFWIHTEYIDKLPRPIEYIFTTPSHHRVHHASNEKYLDKNYGSTFIIWDRLFGTFMPEEERPAYGLTKQVNSYNPVTLNFHEWVDIFKDVKNSNSLKEAYAMVFTRPSELQEVKAKFKEKERIKV, translated from the coding sequence ATGTCAAAAGAAAAATTAACCCTCGATCAGGTTTTATCTCTCGATTTACCCAACATCATCTTTTTTGCTGCACCGATCATGATCGGATTGGTTGTTTTGGAATGGTATTTATCCTATAAAGAAAAGAAGGATTTTTATGATGGCAAGGATACCGTTGCGGCTACTGTAATCGGTTTGGTGAATGTAGCCATGAGTGCCGGATTAAAAGTAGTGACATTTGGTGTTATATTGTTTTTCTATAACCTTGTTCCCTGGTCTTTTCCCAATACTTGGTGGGCTTATGTGCTCTGCTTGTTGTGGTTGGATTTTTGGAGGTATTGGGCGCACAGGATCGCACATGAAAACCGGTTTTGGTGGGCCACCCATGTCACCCACCACAATTCTGAAAAATACAATTGGTCGGTTTCCTTTCGATTGAGCTGGACGCAACATATCAAAATCATTTTCTTTATACCGGTGGCCTTGGCCGGATTTCATCCTGTTATGTTTTTTATCGTTCATCAAATAGCCGTTTTATACCAGTTTTGGATCCATACCGAATATATCGATAAACTGCCTAGACCGATAGAGTATATTTTCACTACTCCATCCCATCACCGGGTTCACCATGCTTCCAATGAAAAATATTTGGATAAAAACTATGGATCCACCTTTATCATTTGGGATAGGTTATTTGGGACATTTATGCCAGAAGAAGAAAGGCCCGCTTATGGCCTGACCAAACAAGTGAATTCTTACAATCCGGTTACCCTGAATTTTCATGAATGGGTGGATATTTTCAAGGATGTCAAAAATTCCAATTCACTAAAGGAGGCCTACGCAATGGTATTTACCAGGCCAAGTGAGCTTCAGGAAGTGAAAGCCAAGTTCAAGGAAAAAGAGCGAATAAAAGTTTAA
- a CDS encoding histidinol-phosphatase, whose translation MAWTNYHSHFKYCDGVDEIDKHIQQALKYGVKSIGFTSHSPVHFENKWSMDRRDLPTYLKEVEEAKVQYAGQIEIYKSLEIDYFPDKAGLIETFRKDFNLDYTLGSVHFVDTFADGKPWEIDGPLLTFEKGLLEIFSNDIKRALKRYFEITIHMLEQDCPTILGHVDKIKMQNHNKFFFDEERSWYRDYLSQTLEAAAQSGTIVEVNTRGLYKKRASETYPGRFGLQRLKELKVPICLNADSHHPKEIIGEYENTVVFLRELGFKELMVLKDNVWQARPFDQSGIK comes from the coding sequence ATGGCCTGGACCAATTACCATAGCCACTTCAAATACTGTGATGGTGTCGATGAAATAGATAAGCATATCCAACAGGCCCTTAAGTACGGAGTGAAAAGCATTGGCTTTACTTCCCATTCCCCGGTTCATTTTGAGAATAAATGGTCTATGGACAGAAGGGATTTACCTACCTATTTAAAAGAGGTTGAAGAAGCCAAAGTCCAATATGCTGGTCAAATCGAAATCTATAAAAGTCTTGAAATTGATTATTTCCCAGATAAGGCAGGATTAATTGAAACTTTTAGAAAAGATTTTAACCTGGATTACACGCTGGGATCGGTACATTTTGTTGATACCTTTGCGGATGGGAAGCCATGGGAAATAGATGGTCCTCTTTTGACCTTTGAAAAAGGATTGTTGGAAATTTTTAGCAATGATATCAAAAGAGCCCTGAAGCGGTACTTCGAAATTACCATCCATATGTTGGAGCAGGATTGCCCTACTATCCTCGGCCATGTGGATAAAATCAAAATGCAAAATCATAACAAATTCTTTTTTGATGAAGAGCGTTCTTGGTATCGGGATTACCTTTCCCAAACATTGGAAGCAGCAGCCCAATCAGGAACCATAGTGGAAGTAAATACCCGAGGACTATACAAGAAAAGGGCTTCGGAAACCTATCCCGGGAGATTTGGCTTGCAACGGCTAAAGGAATTGAAAGTCCCTATCTGCCTTAATGCTGACAGCCATCATCCCAAAGAAATAATAGGTGAATATGAAAATACGGTTGTATTCCTGAGAGAGTTAGGTTTCAAAGAGTTGATGGTTTTGAAGGATAATGTCTGGCAGGCGAGGCCATTTGATCAAAGTGGAATAAAATGA
- a CDS encoding aminotransferase class III-fold pyridoxal phosphate-dependent enzyme has translation MQDLLKVAFGFHSVELKKLNGYDNINYLVETDRGKFIFKTYPFNNETFDLVQTETEVLHALQKNFNGRIPCPEPFLDGQFVKLEEWGGQQLICRLLTFLEGDFLGNLEPSTSAYRELGGFLATLDMELSKLNSYILQSRKWEWDLQYLELIQKYLDDIPSPKDRNTVKYFLKQFEELVRPELPHLRRAIIYNDANEWNVMINREGQITLIDFGDLAYSPLIHELAVAMTYTAYDKENYLEWSLEVLKGYHEKIPLTEKELSLLYYLIAGRLCISVCNSAHARKIDPENAYASISEKNAWKMLYGWLKLNPRHAENEFRMAVGFEPLPVRTLEESLAYRHQYLSKILSVSYSKPIQMERAAFQYMYDALGNTFLDAYNNIPHVGHSHPKVVEAGQRQMAKLNTNTRYLYDLLPQYAEKLLSKFPPSLNRVFFVNSGSAASDLAIRLAKWYTGREGIMVMEHGYHGNTQISIDISDYKFSNPKGQGQKDHILKVPIPDAYRGKYSDELEKTGKKYAADAQKLMDGFSYPIAAFISEPIVGCGGQVPLAQGYLKEIYPAIRERGGLCISDEVQTGFGRVGDYFWGFEQHGIVPDMVILGKPMGNGHPMGAVVCTQEIAESFEKGVEFFSSFGGNPVSCAIGLAVLEVMEEEALQENAKIVGNYYKSLFEELQQQYACIGDVRGSGLFLGVDLVKPGTKEEDEQLAKLIKNRLREKYILISTDGPKDSVLKTKPPLIFTKENALQVVEEMDHFLKRII, from the coding sequence ATGCAGGATTTGTTAAAAGTTGCTTTTGGTTTCCACTCGGTGGAACTTAAAAAATTGAATGGATATGATAATATCAACTATCTGGTGGAGACAGATCGGGGAAAATTTATTTTTAAAACTTATCCGTTCAATAATGAGACCTTCGATCTTGTACAGACGGAGACAGAGGTTCTCCATGCCCTTCAAAAAAACTTCAATGGTAGGATTCCCTGTCCTGAACCCTTTTTAGATGGTCAGTTTGTAAAATTGGAAGAATGGGGAGGTCAGCAACTGATATGCCGTTTGCTTACATTTTTAGAAGGTGATTTTCTTGGAAATTTGGAGCCATCCACCTCTGCTTATCGAGAACTGGGTGGTTTTCTTGCTACATTGGATATGGAGCTCAGTAAGCTTAACAGCTATATACTCCAATCCAGAAAATGGGAATGGGACCTGCAATATTTGGAGCTCATCCAAAAATACCTGGATGATATCCCTTCTCCAAAAGACCGAAATACGGTAAAGTACTTTTTAAAGCAATTTGAAGAATTGGTAAGACCAGAATTACCTCATTTACGGAGGGCGATCATTTACAATGATGCCAATGAATGGAATGTGATGATAAATCGGGAAGGTCAAATAACTCTGATTGACTTTGGGGACCTGGCTTACAGTCCTTTGATCCATGAGTTGGCAGTTGCCATGACCTACACTGCTTATGACAAAGAAAATTACCTTGAATGGTCTTTGGAAGTGCTTAAGGGATACCATGAAAAGATTCCCCTTACCGAAAAGGAACTTAGCTTGTTGTATTACCTGATTGCAGGTAGGCTGTGTATCAGTGTATGCAATTCGGCCCATGCCAGGAAAATTGATCCTGAAAATGCCTATGCGTCCATCAGTGAGAAAAATGCCTGGAAGATGCTCTATGGATGGCTTAAGCTAAACCCTCGACATGCAGAAAATGAATTTAGGATGGCCGTAGGTTTTGAACCGCTACCGGTGAGAACTTTGGAAGAAAGTCTGGCTTATCGCCATCAATACCTGAGCAAAATCTTATCGGTAAGTTATTCCAAACCAATCCAAATGGAAAGGGCTGCTTTTCAGTACATGTACGATGCCCTGGGCAATACTTTTTTGGATGCCTACAATAACATTCCCCATGTTGGCCATTCCCATCCCAAAGTGGTGGAAGCAGGGCAAAGACAGATGGCCAAACTGAATACCAATACCCGTTATTTGTATGATCTTTTGCCGCAATATGCTGAAAAGTTGCTTTCCAAATTTCCTCCCTCCCTGAACAGGGTGTTTTTTGTGAATTCAGGAAGTGCGGCATCTGATCTTGCCATACGCCTGGCCAAATGGTATACCGGAAGGGAAGGCATCATGGTCATGGAACATGGTTACCATGGCAATACGCAGATCTCGATTGATATTTCGGACTACAAATTCAGCAATCCAAAGGGTCAGGGACAAAAGGATCATATCCTGAAAGTTCCCATTCCGGATGCTTACCGTGGAAAATACAGTGATGAGCTTGAAAAAACAGGCAAAAAATATGCAGCGGATGCCCAAAAATTGATGGATGGATTTTCCTATCCCATTGCGGCATTTATTTCCGAACCTATCGTGGGTTGTGGAGGACAGGTGCCTTTGGCACAAGGGTATTTGAAAGAAATTTATCCTGCCATTAGGGAAAGAGGAGGACTATGTATTTCCGATGAGGTACAGACGGGATTCGGTCGGGTTGGCGACTATTTTTGGGGATTTGAGCAGCATGGGATAGTGCCGGACATGGTGATATTGGGCAAACCCATGGGAAATGGGCATCCTATGGGTGCGGTGGTCTGTACCCAGGAAATTGCGGAGTCATTTGAAAAAGGAGTTGAGTTTTTCAGTTCCTTCGGTGGGAACCCCGTTTCCTGTGCCATAGGTTTGGCTGTCTTGGAGGTCATGGAGGAAGAAGCTTTACAGGAAAACGCCAAGATCGTGGGCAACTATTATAAATCCCTTTTTGAGGAATTGCAGCAGCAATATGCCTGTATAGGAGATGTCAGGGGTTCAGGTCTTTTTCTTGGGGTGGACCTGGTCAAGCCCGGAACAAAGGAGGAAGATGAACAGTTGGCAAAATTGATTAAAAACCGCCTTAGGGAAAAATATATCCTGATCAGTACAGATGGTCCTAAGGACAGTGTCTTGAAAACCAAACCCCCTTTGATTTTCACAAAGGAGAATGCTTTGCAGGTGGTAGAGGAAATGGATCATTTTTTGAAAAGGATCATTTGA
- a CDS encoding S1/P1 nuclease — MKITKQLTLAILLVISTQTSSFAWGAIGHYVIGKLAEWQMKPQTVEKVEAILNKESISGVGVWMDNIRSDKKYEYTYTWHWVTTADGEYDPSIQEPTGDAYGIFLNIKETLKKGGLNPEEERDLLRMLIHIVGDLHQPFHVGKPGDRGGNDVKVSYFNKETNIHAVWDTDLIENKKMSYSEIAAELQKRISPELIDQYTSKTPADWLREAVAIRPAMYDIPANGRIGYDYIYKHYHHVEERLMAAGIRLAQVLEEIYG; from the coding sequence ATGAAAATTACCAAACAGTTGACACTCGCCATTTTATTGGTCATCAGTACACAGACCAGTTCTTTTGCCTGGGGAGCTATTGGACACTATGTTATCGGGAAATTGGCTGAATGGCAAATGAAGCCCCAAACCGTAGAGAAAGTTGAAGCCATTTTGAATAAGGAATCCATTTCAGGTGTGGGAGTTTGGATGGATAATATCCGCTCAGATAAAAAGTATGAGTATACCTACACCTGGCATTGGGTGACCACAGCAGATGGGGAATATGATCCAAGCATTCAAGAGCCTACCGGAGATGCCTATGGCATATTTTTGAATATAAAAGAAACATTGAAAAAAGGGGGACTGAATCCTGAGGAGGAAAGAGACCTGCTCCGCATGCTGATCCACATTGTAGGTGATTTACATCAGCCATTTCATGTTGGCAAACCGGGAGATCGTGGAGGCAATGATGTTAAAGTCAGTTATTTCAACAAAGAAACCAACATCCATGCAGTTTGGGATACCGACCTGATCGAAAATAAAAAGATGAGTTATTCAGAGATCGCAGCAGAACTTCAAAAAAGAATCAGTCCGGAACTGATAGACCAATATACTTCCAAAACCCCTGCAGATTGGTTGAGAGAAGCTGTAGCCATCCGTCCGGCCATGTATGATATCCCTGCCAATGGCAGAATCGGTTATGACTACATCTACAAGCATTACCATCATGTAGAGGAAAGGTTGATGGCAGCGGGTATCCGTCTTGCACAAGTTTTGGAAGAAATTTATGGTTAA
- a CDS encoding Gfo/Idh/MocA family protein produces the protein MNTINRRDTIKTLAIGAGLSLVSPFGLMACKSEEKKKDKLGVALVGLGYYSTDLLAPALQQTKHCYLAGIVTGTPSKAEAWKAKYNIPDKNIYNYENFDRIKDNPDIDVVYVVLPPSMHMEYTIRAANAGKHVWCEKPMAVSVQECQAMIDACKANNVTLSIGYRLQHEPNTQAFQDIVKGEKLGKVLGLDCAAGYRENRTDHWKQKREMGGGVIYDMGVYSIQGARLGANMEPVAVTYAKVYAERPEIYKDGLGEVVEAVLEFPNGAIGNIKTSFFENVNFLNIRCEEGTIEMAPFQAYAGNKGKSPLGEFNFPYEVPWQQANQMDQDALAIMEKRPLLVPGEEGLRDIRIVEAILESAETGNRVLI, from the coding sequence ATGAACACCATAAACAGAAGAGACACGATTAAAACCCTGGCTATAGGAGCCGGTCTAAGTTTGGTTTCCCCCTTTGGCCTAATGGCCTGCAAGTCGGAGGAAAAGAAAAAGGACAAATTAGGCGTGGCCCTTGTCGGACTGGGATATTACAGCACAGACCTTTTGGCGCCTGCCCTTCAACAAACAAAACATTGTTACCTGGCAGGAATAGTAACCGGCACACCTTCCAAAGCTGAAGCTTGGAAAGCCAAGTACAATATCCCTGACAAAAACATTTACAATTATGAAAATTTTGACCGTATCAAGGATAATCCCGATATCGATGTGGTCTATGTAGTCCTACCGCCCTCTATGCATATGGAATATACCATCCGTGCTGCCAATGCAGGTAAGCATGTTTGGTGCGAAAAACCCATGGCTGTTTCGGTGCAAGAATGTCAGGCCATGATCGATGCCTGTAAAGCCAACAACGTGACCTTGTCCATTGGATATCGCTTACAGCATGAACCCAATACCCAAGCATTTCAGGACATTGTAAAAGGTGAAAAACTGGGAAAAGTACTGGGGCTTGATTGCGCCGCAGGATACCGGGAAAACCGGACGGACCACTGGAAACAGAAAAGGGAAATGGGAGGTGGAGTAATCTATGATATGGGGGTGTATTCCATCCAAGGGGCCAGATTGGGGGCTAATATGGAACCTGTTGCGGTAACTTACGCAAAAGTCTATGCCGAAAGACCTGAAATTTACAAAGACGGATTGGGTGAGGTAGTTGAAGCCGTACTTGAATTTCCAAACGGTGCCATAGGCAATATCAAAACCAGCTTTTTTGAAAATGTGAATTTCCTCAATATCCGTTGTGAGGAGGGGACCATAGAAATGGCTCCATTCCAAGCTTATGCCGGAAATAAGGGAAAAAGTCCCCTGGGCGAATTCAATTTCCCTTATGAAGTCCCCTGGCAACAGGCCAACCAAATGGATCAGGATGCGCTTGCCATTATGGAAAAGAGACCTTTACTCGTACCTGGAGAAGAAGGCTTAAGGGATATCCGTATCGTGGAAGCGATTTTGGAATCCGCTGAAACAGGAAACAGGGTGCTGATTTAA